Proteins encoded by one window of Chryseobacterium aquaeductus:
- the alaS gene encoding alanine--tRNA ligase: MTSQEIRQQFLDYFKSKNHLIVPSAPIVLKDDPTLMFSNSGMTQFKDFFLGYKTPTAPRIADTQKCLRVSGKHNDLDDVGRDTYHHTMFEMLGNWSFGDYFKKEAISWAWELLTEVYGIPKENLYVTIFEGDEKENLERDTEAYDLWKQFVSEDRIINGNKKDNFWEMGASGPCGPCSEIHVDLRTPEEKAKISGLELVNNDHPQVVEIWNLVFMQFNRKADGSLENLPARHIDTGMGFERLCMALQQKESNYDTDVFTPLIAKVEELSGKKYTGILTDEKDIAIRVVVDHIRAVSFAIADGQLPSNGGAGYVIRRILRRGISYAYRFLDRKEPFLFELVSVLQKQMGKFFPELEKQGKLVTEVIKSEEESFLKTIENGLLRVEKLIQQTIAEGSKVLPSVEVFELYDTYGFPDDLTRIIAEEKGLTIDEAGFEAEMAKQKQRSKKDSASKVYDWVVLEEKPENFVGYDQIEAETYITRYRKVENKDGEFYQIVLSNSPFYPEGGGQIGDKGVLENAVESFEVLETKKENGLIISLINGLPKDAGAVFYAKVNATERKNSQANHSVTHLLHEALREVLGTHVEQKGSFVGPDYLRFDFSHFSKMTEEELALIEEKVNAKIKENIALQEFRNIPIQEAIDKGAMALFGEKYGDSVRMIQFGTSKELCGGTHVQHTSEIGHFKINSESSAAAGIRRIEAISGDKSEEYFRSLEKQVIELSQLLKSKDIVKSIEKLIEENSALKSEVESLKKEKAKGEIGDWKTAYEHKGDKQLLVKKTSLDAGSVKDIVFQLKKEMPTSVTVVLSDYDGKPMITVGISDDLAASYQAGTIVKDLAKEIQGGGGGNPGFATAGGKNLDGLENAYQKALNL; this comes from the coding sequence ATGACTTCACAGGAAATACGCCAACAGTTTTTAGACTATTTTAAAAGTAAAAACCACCTTATCGTTCCTTCAGCGCCTATCGTGCTGAAAGATGATCCTACGCTGATGTTTTCCAATTCCGGAATGACGCAGTTCAAAGATTTTTTCTTAGGATATAAAACTCCGACTGCCCCGAGAATTGCCGATACGCAAAAGTGTCTGAGAGTTTCCGGAAAGCACAATGATTTAGATGATGTGGGTCGTGATACGTATCACCACACGATGTTTGAAATGTTGGGGAACTGGTCTTTCGGTGATTATTTCAAAAAAGAAGCCATCTCGTGGGCTTGGGAATTGCTGACAGAAGTGTACGGAATTCCTAAAGAAAATTTGTACGTAACCATTTTTGAAGGCGACGAAAAAGAAAATTTGGAAAGAGATACTGAAGCTTATGATTTGTGGAAACAGTTTGTTTCTGAAGACAGAATCATCAACGGAAACAAAAAAGATAATTTTTGGGAAATGGGCGCAAGCGGACCTTGCGGACCATGTTCAGAAATCCATGTAGATTTAAGAACTCCTGAGGAAAAAGCTAAGATTTCCGGTTTGGAATTGGTGAACAATGATCATCCTCAGGTTGTAGAAATCTGGAATCTCGTCTTCATGCAGTTCAACAGAAAAGCGGATGGTTCTTTGGAAAATCTTCCTGCAAGACACATCGACACTGGAATGGGCTTCGAACGTCTTTGTATGGCTTTGCAACAAAAAGAATCCAATTATGATACTGATGTTTTCACCCCTTTAATTGCTAAAGTGGAAGAACTTTCAGGTAAAAAATATACAGGAATTTTAACAGACGAAAAAGATATCGCAATTCGTGTTGTGGTAGATCACATCAGAGCAGTTTCGTTTGCGATTGCTGACGGGCAGCTTCCTTCCAACGGAGGTGCCGGTTACGTGATCAGAAGAATCTTGAGAAGAGGAATTTCTTACGCTTATCGATTTTTAGACAGAAAAGAACCTTTCCTTTTTGAATTGGTATCAGTTCTTCAAAAACAAATGGGGAAATTCTTCCCTGAATTGGAAAAGCAAGGAAAATTGGTTACTGAAGTCATTAAAAGTGAAGAAGAATCTTTCTTAAAAACGATTGAAAACGGTTTATTAAGAGTTGAAAAATTAATTCAGCAGACGATTGCTGAAGGTTCTAAAGTTTTACCAAGCGTAGAAGTTTTTGAATTATATGACACATATGGTTTCCCTGATGATTTAACGAGAATTATTGCAGAAGAAAAAGGTTTAACCATTGATGAAGCTGGTTTTGAAGCTGAAATGGCAAAACAAAAGCAACGTTCAAAAAAAGATTCAGCTTCTAAAGTGTACGACTGGGTTGTTTTGGAAGAAAAACCTGAAAATTTTGTAGGTTACGATCAAATCGAAGCAGAAACTTACATTACAAGATACAGAAAAGTAGAAAATAAAGACGGCGAATTTTATCAGATCGTGCTGAGCAACTCCCCTTTCTATCCTGAAGGTGGTGGACAAATCGGGGATAAAGGTGTTTTGGAAAATGCAGTTGAAAGCTTTGAAGTTTTAGAAACCAAAAAAGAAAACGGATTGATTATTTCCTTAATCAACGGACTTCCGAAAGATGCAGGAGCTGTTTTCTATGCTAAAGTGAATGCAACCGAAAGAAAAAATTCTCAAGCAAACCATTCTGTAACGCATTTGTTGCACGAGGCTTTGAGAGAAGTTTTAGGAACTCATGTTGAACAAAAAGGTTCATTCGTCGGTCCGGATTATCTGCGTTTTGACTTTTCCCATTTCAGTAAAATGACGGAGGAAGAATTGGCTTTAATTGAAGAAAAAGTCAATGCAAAAATCAAAGAAAATATCGCTTTGCAAGAGTTTAGAAATATTCCGATTCAGGAGGCGATCGACAAAGGTGCAATGGCATTGTTTGGTGAAAAATATGGCGACAGCGTAAGAATGATCCAATTTGGAACTTCAAAAGAATTGTGTGGTGGAACTCACGTACAACATACCAGCGAAATCGGTCATTTTAAAATCAATTCTGAAAGTTCTGCAGCTGCAGGAATCAGAAGGATTGAAGCAATTTCCGGAGACAAATCTGAAGAATATTTTAGAAGTTTAGAAAAACAGGTGATTGAACTTTCTCAATTGTTGAAATCTAAAGACATCGTAAAATCGATCGAGAAGCTGATCGAAGAAAATTCAGCATTAAAATCTGAAGTTGAATCTCTGAAAAAAGAAAAAGCAAAAGGCGAAATCGGAGATTGGAAAACGGCTTACGAACATAAAGGCGACAAACAGCTTTTGGTTAAGAAAACTTCTCTGGACGCAGGTTCGGTAAAAGATATTGTATTCCAACTGAAGAAAGAAATGCCGACTTCTGTGACGGTTGTTTTATCCGATTACGACGGAAAACCAATGATTACTGTTGGAATTTCCGATGATCTGGCTGCAAGTTATCAGGCAGGAACTATTGTGAAAGATTTAGCAAAAGAAATCCAAGGCGGTGGCGGCGGAAATCCTGGTTTTGCAACGGCAGGAGGTAAAAATCTTGATGGTTTGGAGAATGCATATCAGAAGGCTTTGAATCTTTAA
- a CDS encoding GIY-YIG nuclease family protein, translating into MQTSFVYILLCADKTYYTGVTENVYKRFDEHQDGKHFGSYTFSRRPLQLVYFCQFMDIEQAITFEKKIKKWSQAKKLALIEGRYEDLPNLAKKKF; encoded by the coding sequence ATGCAAACTTCATTTGTTTACATATTACTCTGTGCAGACAAAACCTATTACACCGGTGTTACCGAAAATGTTTACAAACGTTTTGACGAACATCAGGACGGTAAACATTTTGGTTCTTATACTTTCTCAAGACGACCATTACAATTAGTTTATTTCTGTCAGTTTATGGACATTGAACAAGCGATAACTTTTGAGAAAAAGATTAAGAAATGGTCTCAGGCAAAAAAATTAGCATTAATTGAAGGAAGGTATGAAGACCTGCCTAATCTTGCGAAAAAGAAATTTTGA